A stretch of DNA from Candidatus Methylomirabilota bacterium:
GGTCGGCACGCTCGGCGATCGCTTCCACCCGCCGGCCTGGCAGGACGGCGGCACGGGCGAGCACCTGCTCGGCACCGACCACCTGGGCCGCGACGTCCTCTCGCGCCTCATCTTCGGCGCGCGCGTCTCGCTCGTCGTGGGCTTCATGGCCGTGATCTTCGCGGGCATCCTGGGCACGGTGCTGGGGATCCTGTCCGGGTATCTCGGCGGCTGGGTCGACCAGGTGATCATGCGGATCACCGACGCCTGGCTCGCATTGCCCGCGCTCACGTTCGCGATCTTCCTGGCGGCGATCGTGGGGCCGAGCGCGATGAACATCGTGATCATCCTCGCGGCGGTCTACTGGACCCGCTATGCCCGCGTCGTCCGCGGCGAGGTGCTCTCGCTGAAGGAGCGCGAATTCGTCCGCCTCGCGATCGTCGCCGGCTGCAGCAAGCGCACGATCATGCGGCGCCACATCCTGCCGAACGTGCTCAACTCCACCATCGTGCTGGCGACGCTCATGCTGGGCGTCGTCATCGTCACCGAGGCGTCGCTCTCGTTCCTCGGGGTCGGCGTCCCGCCGCCGC
This window harbors:
- a CDS encoding ABC transporter permease; the protein is VGTLGDRFHPPAWQDGGTGEHLLGTDHLGRDVLSRLIFGARVSLVVGFMAVIFAGILGTVLGILSGYLGGWVDQVIMRITDAWLALPALTFAIFLAAIVGPSAMNIVIILAAVYWTRYARVVRGEVLSLKEREFVRLAIVAGCSKRTIMRRHILPNVLNSTIVLATLMLGVVIVTEASLSFLGVGVPPPQPAWGLMLADGKKGLMAGYWWLTVLPGTCIMLLVLAANLLGDWLRVKLDPQLRQL